A DNA window from Salvelinus namaycush isolate Seneca chromosome 30, SaNama_1.0, whole genome shotgun sequence contains the following coding sequences:
- the LOC120024749 gene encoding beta-1,3-galactosyltransferase 1-like produces MAEGRRYCGWSRFRCCFLILLLIAMVFFYFGDRSVEWVPTLDRASKWWAEFRGGSPSRSGSTNTSREVVSLNSTDFTIDAHETASANSTDRQTSLIHSTQQAIKLNTTHNETSSVTSALTIITNLITEVKAVRSTPPPYVSPGPYHVEYPSEYIFILDEPEKCREQNPFLVLMVPVAPYNRDAREAVRSTWGSERQVLGKEVRLFFLLGLSSGEETEQLQEKVLQESKEHQDLLQSDFIDSYKNLTIKTMVMMEWLSSRCPKASYAMKIDSDMFLNVHTLVNMLLHAPKQNYQTGLVAQWGAVLRDRNSKWYLPMEVFPEPVYPPYALGLGYVFTLDLPRKLVEASRHVKAVYIEDVYLGLCMRHLGIRPTDPPSGNLFQVFPVAYDRCTYSRLIATTTNSITHQVNAWTDLHKPGPPC; encoded by the coding sequence ATGGCGGAAGGCAGGAGATACTGCGGCTGGTCCCGTTTCCGTTGCTGTTTCCTCATCCTGCTCCTCATAGCAATGGTCTTCTTCTACTTCGGCGATCGGTCAGTAGAGTGGGTCCCAACACTAGACAGGGCCTCAAAATGGTGGGCAGAATTCCGTGGTGGTTCACCAAGCAGATCTGGTTCTACCAACACCAGTAGGGAAGTAGTTTCTCTAAACTCCACTGATTTTACCATAGACGCTCATGAAACTGCATCTGCCAATTCAACAGATCGTCAGACTTCACTTATCCACTCTACTCAGCAGGCCATCAAACTCAACACAACACATAATGAAACTAGTTCCGTCACGTCTGCACTGACCATCATCACTAATCTGATCACAGAGGTCAAGGCAGTTCGGTCCACTCCTCCTCCGTATGTGTCCCCAGGACCGTACCATGTAGAATACCCATCAGAGTACATCTTCATCCTGGATGAGCCAGAGAAATGCCGGGAGCAGAACCCCTTCCTGGTTCTGATGGTGCCAGTGGCGCCCTATAACAGGGACGCTCGTGAGGCCGTCCGCAGTACTTGGGGCAGTGAGAGGCAGGTACTGGGCAAAGAGGTCCGTCTGTTCTTCCTGCTGGGACTGTCcagtggagaggagacagagcagcTCCAGGAGAAGGTGCTGCAGGAGAGCAAAGAGCACCAGGATCTGCTGCAGAGCGACTtcatagacagctacaaaaaccTGACCATCAAGACCATGGTGATGATGGAGTGGCTGAGCTCTCGCTGCCCCAAAGCCTCCTACGCCATGAAGATCGACTCAGACATGTTCCTCAACGTGCACACCTTGGTCAACATGCTGCTTCACGCTCCAAAGCAGAACTACCAGACTGGACTAGTGGCCCAATGGGGCGCCGTTCTAAGAGACCGTAACTCCAAATGGTATCTTCCAATGGAGGTGTTTCCTGAACCGGTATATCCACCTTACGCTCTGGGCCTGGGCTACGTCTTCACCTTAGACCTCCCCAGGAAGCTGGTGGAGGCGTCCAGGCATGTTAAAGCCGTCTACATAGAGGATGTGTATCTGGGACTGTGTATGAGACACCTGGGCATCCGGCCTACTGACCCCCCCAGTGGAAACCTTTTCCAGGTTTTCCCTGTGGCTTATGACCGCTGCACCTACTCGCGGCTGATAGCCACCACCACAAACAGTATCACTCACCAGGTCAATGCATGGACAGACTTACACAAACCTGGTCCTCCCTGCTGA